In Diorhabda carinulata isolate Delta chromosome 6, icDioCari1.1, whole genome shotgun sequence, a single genomic region encodes these proteins:
- the LOC130895342 gene encoding spermidine synthase: MEKLGKGWFSEISDLWPGQCFSLQVKEVLYKDKSDYQDILIFESTNNGRALALDGIIQATQKDEFSYQEMITFIPLCAHENPQKVLIVGGGDGGVAREVQKHPSVKEIVQVEIDGKVVEASKKYLPFMAKGFNSPKVDLKICDGFEYMKNHKNEFDVIITDSSDPVGPAVNLFTESYYKLLKEALKPNGIISCQAGTVWSDLPHVKKTVANCKQHFKTVKYAYSSVPSYPDGQIGYLVATSDENNDLKTPKYKFTPKQIDELELKFYNDEIHSAAFVLPNFVRKQVQN; the protein is encoded by the exons ATGGAAAAACTTGGAAAAGGTTGGTTTAGTGAAATTTCTGATCTCTGGCCGGGCCAATGTTTTTCTTTGCAAGTAAAAGAAGTTTTGTATAAGGATAAATCAGATTATCAAGATATTCTAATATTTGAATC AACAAACAATGGTAGGGCTTTGGCTTTAGATGGAATCATCCAAGCTACACAGAAAGATGAATTCTCATACCAAGAAATGATAACTTTCATTCCATTATGTGCGCATGAAAATCCCCAAAAAGTTCTTATTGTTGGAGGCGGAGATGGAGGTGTTGCAAGGGAGGTTCAAAAGCACCCATCAGTAAAAGAAATTGTTCAG GTTGAAATAGATGGAAAGGTGGTTGAAGCAAGTAAAAAATACCTTCCCTTTATGGCCAAAGGCTTTAACTCTCCAAAGGTGGATTTAAAGATCTGTGATGGATTCGAATATATGAAGAACcacaaaaatgaatttgatgTCATTATTACAGACTCATCTGATCCAGTTGGACCTGCTGTGAATCTCTTTACCGAATCTTATTACAAACTTCTAAAAGAAGCTCTTAAACCAAATG gtaTTATAAGTTGTCAAGCTGGAACTGTCTGGTCTGATCTTCCACACGTTAAGAAAACTGTAGCAAATTGCAAGCAGCATTTCAAAACTGTCAAATATGCTTATTCAAGCGTACCCAGTTATCCAGATGGTCAGATAGGTTATCTAGTTGCAACATCTGATGAGAACAATGATCTGAAAACACCAAAGTACAAGTTTACCCCAAAACAGATCGATgaattggaattgaaattttataatgatGAAATTCATTCAGCTGCTTTCGTTTTGCCCAATTTTGTAAGAAAGCAAGTTCAAAATTGA
- the LOC130895343 gene encoding mitochondrial import inner membrane translocase subunit tim16-like encodes MARYIAQLIIAGTQVVARAFARAVKQEIEASQQAAQRLGNAKTRTERVANQKLGLSLEEAKQILNITNLTKSEVEEKYQSLFKANEKTSLYLQSKFVRAKERLEHELSTSETNKDNQSEQADKKT; translated from the coding sequence ATGGCTAGATATATAGCACAATTAATAATAGCAGGCACACAAGTTGTAGCGAGAGCTTTTGCACGAGCAGTCAAACAAGAGATAGAAGCATCCCAACAAGCAGCTCAAAGATTAGGCAACGCTAAAACAAGAACTGAACGAGTAGCGAATCAAAAATTAGGTTTATCTCTTGAAGAAgctaaacaaatattaaatatcactAATTTAACGAAATCCGAAGTTGAAGAAAAGTATCAATCTCTGTTTAAAGCAAATGAGAAAACATCTTTGTACTTACAATCTAAATTTGTTAGAGCAAAGGAAAGACTTGAACACGAATTATCAACATCAGAAACAAACAAAGATAATCAATCAGAACAGGCAGACAAAAAAACGTAA